A stretch of Zymoseptoria tritici IPO323 chromosome 1, whole genome shotgun sequence DNA encodes these proteins:
- the MgCDC14 gene encoding MgCDC14, mitotic control protein tyrosine phosphatase cdc14 (mitotic control protein tyrosine phosphatase cdc14), translated as MPHSPRSSSSRGEVPSVTSYGQVIEYIESEFNQSHEYRLYLASYTHTPDEKTPFPYPAPKQSRSPNKRSSRAHAGPQSASGLIPSQPPHYFSIDRTLLYNAFHADFGPLHIGHLYRFAVQLHEVLGHPDNENKPVVFWSHADSRSRANAACILATYMVLIQNWPPHLALAPIAQMDPPCMPFRDAGYSQADYSLTIQDVVYGVWKAKEEGLVGLKEFSLEEYEKYERVDMGDFNWISPDFLAFASPQHQPTTVIPPTDPLYAQLPRSVSALSRDKTIPQPFKNVLGHFAERGIGLVVRLNSELYSPSYFTALGIRHMDMIFDDGTCPALSIVRKFVDLAHNTINKDHKGIAVHCKAGLGRTGCLIGAYLIYRHGFTANEVIAFMRFMRPGMVVGPQQHWLHLNQGTFREWWFEDTLKQKIFASMPPATPTRIQRSASRRVASNGQTFTPPNAERHVASPRRALGEITNNEASATAYSSTEDLKNSLGVADENLPAPTPGQPRKTNKIYGGRRVMTENQPFDVKPDSGSVSVQRTRVARPNESEDEYALRMLARKASQSPVSRSGKRRAVSCTTTTTTTTKWDMETAPVAATPSRARTPGVRSGSGVGSLSVGKRSSPIRRSTEGKTSVRKTSGRVGSVGGPQALRAQKSS; from the exons ATGCCGCACTCTCCCCGCTCCTCAAGCAGCAGAGGGGAAGTGCCTTCCGTGACCAGCTATGGCCAGGTGATCGAGTACATCGAGAGTGAGTTTAATCAATCGCACGAGT ATCGACTCTACCTCGCATCTTACACCCACACCCCCGACGAAAAGACTCCCTTCCCTTACCCAGCGCCCAAGCAGTCTCGATCACCGAACAAGCGGTCTTCTCGAGCACACGCTGGCCCGCAGAGCGCCTCCGGATTGATCCCTTCTCAACCTCCGCACTATTTCTCGATCGACCGAACCCTGCTCTACAATGCCTTCCATGCCGACTTTGGTCCACTGCACATCGGACATCTTTACCGCTTTGCCGTACAATTACACGAGGTTCTTGGACACCCAGACAATGAGAACAAGCCAGTAGTATTCTGGAGTCATGCGGACTCGCGCA GTCGGGCAAATGCAGCATGCATTCTTGCAACATACATGGTTCTAATCCAGAACTGGCCACCACATCTCGCTCTCGCACCCATCGCCCAAATGGACCCGCCATGTATGCCGTTCCGCGACGCTGGCTACAGTCAGGCCGACTACTCTCTCACAATTCAAGATGTGGTATACGGTGTTTGGAAGGCCAAGGAAGAAGGGCTGGTCGGTCTAAAAGAGTTCAGCCTGGAGGAGTATGAAAAGTACGAGCGCGTGGATATGGGAGACTTCAACTGGATATCACCCGACTTTCTGGCATTTGCATCACCACAACATCAGCCAACAACAGTGATCCCGCCGACCGATCCGCTATATGCACAGCTGCCGAGATCAGTCTCGGCACTATCCCGCGACAAGACAATTCCTCAACCTTTCAAGAATGTGCTCGGACACTTCGCCGAACGCGGTATCGGCTTGGTCGTTCGATTGAACTCTGAGCTCTACTCTCCGAGCTACTTCACCGCACTGGGTATCAGACACATGGACATGATCTTCGATGACGGCACATGCCCAGCATTGAGCATTGTGCGGAAGTTTGTCGACCTGGCTCACAACACGATCAACAAAGATCACAAGGGTATTGCTGTTCACTGCAAGGCTGGCCTTGGCCGAACGGGGTGTCTGATCGGCGCTTATCTGATCTACCGCCATGGTTTCACGGCGAACGAAGTCATTGCATTCATGCGATTCATGCGTCCAGGTATGGTGGTCGGACCGCAGCAGCACTGGCTGCACCTGAACCAAGGAACTTTCCGAGAATGGTGGTTTGAGGACACTCTCAAGCAGAAGATTTTCGCGTCTATGCCTCCAGCAACACCGACCAGAATTCAGCGGTCTGCAAGCCGACGAGTGGCGAGCAACGGCCAGACGTTCACCCCTCCGAATGCTGAGCGCCATGTTGCAAGCCCACGACGGGCGTTGGGAGAAATTACCAACAACGAGGCTTCCGCTACGGCATACAGCTCTACAGAGGATCTGAAGAACAGCTTGGGGGTTGCGGACGAGAACCTTCCAGCGCCAACTCCGGGACAGCCTCGCAAGACAAACAAGATCTATGGTGGGCGACGAGTGATGACCGAGAATCAGCCATTTGACGTCAAGCCAGACAGTGGAAGCGTGAGCGTACAACGAACCCGAGTTGCTCGTCCCAACGAAAGTGAAGACGAATACGCTCTTCGTATGCTCGCTCGCAAGGCTAGCCAGTCGCCCGTCAGCCGCAGTGGAAAGCGAAGAGCTGTCTCCTGCACGACCACAACGACCACCACGACAAAGTGGGAT ATGGAGACGGCACCGGTCGCCGCGACACCTTCCCGTGCCAGAACTCCAGGCGTTCGCAGTGGTAGTGGAGTAGGAAGCTTGAGCGTCGGCAAGCGCTCTTCGCCGATCCGTCGTAGCACCGAGGGCAAGACCAGTGTTCGCAAGACCAGCGGCAGAGTCGGCAGTGTCGGAGGCCCGCAAGCCCTTCGCGCGCAGAAGAGCTCTTAG